A genomic segment from Phalacrocorax aristotelis chromosome 16, bGulAri2.1, whole genome shotgun sequence encodes:
- the AATK gene encoding serine/threonine-protein kinase LMTK1 isoform X2, whose product MGRLAAAAAMSAAFLSPSLAFSSHFDPDGTPLSELSWSSSLAVVAVSFSGLFTFIFLMLACLCCKKGDIGFKEFENAEGDDYVTELSAQGSPAPQHGPEVYVLPLTKVSLPMAKQPGRSVQLLKSADLGRQSLLYLKEIGHGWFGKVFLGEVNSGISSTQVVVKELKASASVQDQMQFLEEAQPYRALQHTNLLQCLAQCAEVTPYLLVMEFCPLGDLKGYLRSCRGAEAMTPDPLTLQRMACEVACGVLHLHRNNYIHSDLALRNCLLTADLTVKIGDYGLSHCKYKDDYFVTADQLWVPLRWIAPELIDEVHGNLLIVDQTKSSNVWSLGVTIWELFELGSQPYDHYSDRQVLAYAIKEQQLKLPKPQLKLSLSERWYEVMQFCWLQPEQRPTAEEVHLLLSYLCAKGATEAEEEFEKRWNSMKPNGSASASHHGAELSSFPLLEQFSADGFPSDGDDILTVMETSHGLNFEYKWEHTKTEHFQAPLGSLSPSSAARYHDLYYPATTTGHLSLGVSPSCYECKPPGCPGLPAPGVLPILGAHSPSLGSEYYIRIEGPGEGSAELDYAMGTYSPAGERGSPRPPSCWRAQGARGSAYDSDSSPTVSLSMEPLLGHAPAGEGSWECAEYYPYPCPGQEPRGYELSPSHGAEGYLLEEEPAQSGSQDWPVPGFQPSIFADPLGVSPSVNCAYSPRAYGEPRAAPPDGRLPGQSGAHPDCVTLELGEDSPPGAPRPQGVSSPAQRHPWASNSSSNNNIGSSSPVSREPLAGDSWCYRRMITFRGLMAKPLGTVPRGQPQLGGSPLGHDFRRPRQDQALGTAGGSSSPCHSPSPRRQAWHSHDSSTSGRSEAAALAGSPGTPWGSGTALPAGAESQHDARLDESVDGSSPARSPLPHATAVLGLGEAAPMAGTATPNPEPRPEPGVDGIQPAPEASEVPAPLPAEAAAESGVCAISDTDRTPDKTFSSTSFPSVDEGSDEDTAELTSGIFTDFSGDYVERVEATPTFKSLQKQVGTPDSLESLDIPSTASSCEVFSPTTFAPTSQPKALDSGYDTENNESPEFVLKEPHEPREPEAFGQLGKLPLGLLGGEGEVPAPETRLSTSLGAELHSLTEKNPYRDSAYFSDYDAEADRGPKDEEDSNGSQTPEVEDGPRTPVQDLGRGPVPGEDPLHPPGAPGSPPAAPGIAVAVDVPAMGVSAVDWRGTEGGSAPASPTAQGFGTDQQPAGMGPVPGSSLHPDGDTCPPGSVPPKTFFLTPVPASPGDPAFVGGLCVPKGVPGLGGAAEGGKQTVPPTPGPGEAGLPPEGAGVGDAPGGPSTLLPGGESPPGLTPLPSAREPRLAALEHREEQEEEEEDTEDSDESDEELRCYNIQEQSEESEEEPVAVPIVVAESQSGRNLRSLLKMPSLISEAFCEDLERKKKAVSFYDDVTIYLFDQESPTRELAEQSFPESPQPSGQAPADGSPPSPADRLSASDDSSDGNASEESGGFEWDDDFPLMPVKPSLMSSLTGTLAESDPAVPALPALVPVQKQVLPIQFSRFTVSPTPVSRFSITHVSDSDMDSIGGSSEDGDRE is encoded by the exons ACGGCACCCCCCTTAGCGAGCTTTCCTGGTCCTCCTCGCTGGCCGTAGTGGCTGTTTCCTTCTCTGGGCTCTTCACCTTCATCTTCCTCATGTTggcctgcctgtgctgcaagaAGGGGGACATCGGCTTCAAG GAGTTTGAGAACGCCGAGGGGGATGACTACGTGACGGAGCTCTCGGCCCAGGGCTCGCCTGCCCCCCAGCATGGCCCCGAGGTCTACGTCCTGCCCCTCACCAAGGTCTCCTTGCCCATGGCCAAGCAGCCAGGACGCTCAG TGCAGCTCCTCAAGTCGGCGGACCTTGGGCGGCAGAGCCTGCTCTACCTGAAGGAGATCGGGCATGGCTGGTTCGGCAAG GTGTTCCTGGGGGAGGTGAACTCGGGCATCAGCAGCACCCAGGTGGTGGTGAAGGAGCTGAAGGCGAGTGCCAGTGTGCAGGACCAGATGCAGTTCCTGGAGGAAGCGCAGCCCTACAG GGCCCTCCAGCACACCAACCTGCTGCAGTGCCTGGCCCAGTGTGCCGAGGTCACCCCGTACCTGCTGGTGATGGAGTTCTGCCCGCTG GGTGACCTGAAGGGGTACCTGCGGAGCTGCCGGGGGGCTGAGGCCATGACCCCGGACCCGCTGACCCTGCAGAGGATGGCGTGTGAGGTGGCCTGCGGTGTCTTGCACCTGCACAGGAACAACTACATCCACAG CGACCTGGCCCTGCGGAACTGCCTGCTCACTGCTGACCTGACTGTCAAGATCGGAGACTACGGGCTCTCGCACTGCAAGTACAAA GATGACTACTTCGTGACGGCCGACCAGCTGTGGGTGCCACTGCGCTGGATCGCACCCGAGCTCATCGACGAAGTGCATGGCAACCTGCTCATCGTGGACCAGACCAAGTCCAGCAACGTCTG GTCGCTGGGTGTCACCATCTGGGAGCTGTTTGAGCTGGGCAGCCAGCCCTACGACCACTACTCTGACCGGCAAGTGCTTGCCTATGCCATCAAGGAGCAGCAGCTCAAGCTGCCCAAGCCCCAGCTGAAGCTGTCACTGTCGGAGCGCTG GTACGAGGTGATGCAgttctgctggctgcagccgGAGCAGCGCCCGACGGCAGAGGAGGTGCACCTCCTGCTCTCCTACCTCTGCGCCAAAGGGGCGACGGAGGCGGAGGAGGAGTTCGAGAAGCGCTGGAACTCCATGAAGCCCAACGGCAGCGCCAGCGCCAGCCACCACGGTGCCGAGCTCTCCTCCTTCCCGCTGCTGGAGCAGTTCTCAGCTGACGGCTTCCCCTCGGATGGGGATGACATCCTCACCGTCATGGAGACCAGCCATGGCCTCAATTTTGAGTACAAGTGGGAGCACACCAAGACCGAGCACTTCCAGGCGCCCCTGGGGTCCCTGAGCCCCAGCAGCGCTGCTCGCTACCATGACCTCTACTACCCAGCCACGACCACGGGGCACCTGAGCCTGGGCGTCTCGCCCTCCTGCTATGAGTGCAAGCCGCCAGGCTGCCCCGGCCTGCCGGCGCCGGGCGTGCTGCCCATCCTGGGCGCCCACAGCCCCTCGCTTGGCAGCGAGTACTACATCCGCATCGAGGGGCCTGGGGAGGGCAGTGCCGAGCTGGACTATGCCATGGGCACCTACAGCCCCGCGGGTGAGCGGGGTTCCCCGCGCCCCCCTTCCTGCTGGAGAGCCCAGGGTGCCCGCGGCAGTGCCTACGACTCTGACAGCAGCCCCACTGTCTCCCTCAGCATGGAGCCGCTGCTGGGCCACGCGCCGGCGGGCGAGGGCTCCTGGGAGTGTGCTGAGTACTACCCCTACCCCTGCCCGGGGCAGGAGCCGCGGGGCTACGAGCTGTCCCCCAGCCATGGGGCCGAGGGGTacctgctggaggaggagcCTGCCCAGTCAGGCAGCCAGGACTGGCCTGTCCCCGGCTTCCAGCCCAGCATCTTTGCCGACCCCCTGGGCGTCTCGCCATCGGTGAACTGTGCCTACAGCCCCCGGGCGTATGGGGAACCACGGGCAGCCCCGCCGGACGGGCGACTGCCGGGACAGAGTGGGGCCCATCCGGACTGTGTGACACTGGAGTTGGGCGAGGATAGCCCCCCTGGAGCCCCCCGCCCACAGGGTGTGAGCTCCCCAGCTCAGCGGCATCCCTGGGCCTCCAACAGCTCCTCCAACAACAAcattggcagcagcagcccggTGTCCCGTGAACCCCTGGCCGGCGACAGCTGGTGCTACCGCCGTATGATCACCTTCCGGGGACTAATGGCCAAGCCGCTGGGCACGGTGCCGCGCGGCCAGCCACAGCTCGGGGGGTCCCCGCTGGGCCACGATTTCCGTCGCCCGcggcaggatcaggccctcgGCACGGCCGGCGGCTCCTCCTCCCCGTGCCACTCGCCCTCCCCACGGCGCCAGGCCTGGCACAGCCATGACTCATCAACCTCCGGCCGCTCAGAGGCAGCAGCGCTGGCTGGCAGCCCCGGCACACCGTGGGGCTCCGGCACGGCCCTGCCAGCCGGAGCCGAGTCTCAGCACGATGCCCGCCTGGATGAGAGTGTGgatgggagcagccctgcccgcagcccgCTGCCCCACGCTacggctgtgctggggctgggggaggctgcCCCCATGGCTGGCACTGCCACCCCGAACCCCGAGCCCCGCCCAGAGCCTGGTGTAGACGGCATCCAGCCTGCACCAGAGGCCTCCGAGGTGCCTGCGCCGCTGCCTGCGGAGGCTGCCGCTGAGAGTGGGGTGTGTGCCATCAGTGACACGGACCGGACTCCAGACAAGACCTTCTCCAGCACCAGCTTCCCCAGCGTCGATGAGGGGAGTGACGAGGATACGGCAGAGCTGACCTCCGGCATCTTCACTGACTTCTCTGGGGACTACGTGGAGCGGGTGGAGGCAACCCCAACGTTCAAGTCCTTGCAGAAGCAGGTGGGGACGCCGGACTCCCTGGAGTCGCTGGACATCCCCTCCACAGCCAGCTCCTGCGAGGTCTTCAGCCCCACCACCTTTGCGCCCACCAGCCAGCCCAAAGCCCTCGACAGCGGCTACGACACTGAGAACAATGAGTCCCCTGAGTTTGTCCTCAAAGAGCCCCATGAGCCCCGAGAGCCAGAGGCCTTTGGCCAACTGGGGAAGCtgcccctggggctgctggggggtgaGGGCGAGGTTCCGGCCCCCGAAACACGGCTCTCCACTTCTCTCGGGGCTGAGCTGCACAGCCTCACCGAGAAGAATCCCTACCGTGACTCTGCCTACTTCTCTGACTATGATGCTGAGGCTGACCGTGGCCCCAAGGACGAGGAGGACAGCAACGGGTCCCAGACCCCAGAGGTGGAGGATGGTCCCCGGACCCCCGTGCAGGACCTGGGGCGAGGCCCCGTGCCGGGAGAGGACCCACTGCACCCCCCCGGGGCACCTGGCAGCCCCCCGGCAGCGCCTGGCATTGCAGTGGCAGTGGATGTACCGGCAATGGGGGTGTCAGCAGTGGACTGGAGAGGGACAGAGGGTGGGAgtgccccagccagccccacagcgCAGGGGTTTGGCACTGATCAGCAACCTGCCGGCATGGGGCCGGTGCCGGGCAGCTCCCTGCACCCTGACGGAGATACCTGTCCCCCGGGATCTGTGCCTCCCAAGACTTTCTTCTTGACTCCGGTGCCAGCAAGTCCTGGGGACCCGGCATTTGTCGGAGGGCTTTGCGTGCCCAAGGGTGTCCCTGGACTTGGGGGTGCCGCAGAGGGGGGCAAACAAACTGTGCCCCCCACACCGGGGCCTGGGGAAGCAGGGCTGCCCCCAGagggggctggggtgggtgaTGCGCCAGGGGGTCCCAGCACGCTGCTACCGGGGGGCGAGTCACCCCCGGGCCTCACCCCACTCCCATCTGCCCGGGAGCCACGGCTGGCCGCCCTGGAGCACCgcgaggagcaggaggaggaggaggaggacacgGAGGACAGCGACGAGTCAGATGAGGAACTGCGCTGCTACAACATCCAGGAGCAGAGCGAGGAAAGCGAGGAGGAGCCAGTGGCCGTGCCCATCGTGGTGGCTGAGAGCCAGAGCGGCAGGAACCTGCGCAGCCTCCTCAAGATGCCCAGCTTGATCTCTGAGGCCTTCTGTGAGGACCTGGAGCGCAAAAAGAAGGCTGTCTCCTTCTATGATGATGTTACCATCTACCTCTTTGACCAG GAAAGCCCCACGCGGGAGCTGGCTGAGCAGAGCTTCCCGGAGTCCCCCCAGCCTTCAGGGCAGGCCCCCGCCGAtggcagcccccccagcccagcggACAGGCTCAGTGCCTCGGATGATTCCTCAGATGGCAATGCCTCAGAAGAGA GCGGTGGCTTTGAGTGGGACGACGACTTTCCGCTCATGCCGGTGAAGCCATCCCTGATGTCCTCGCTGACGGGGACGCTGGCAGAGTCCGACCCGGCCGTGCCCGCGCTGCCTGCACTGGTGCCGGTGCAGAAGCAGGTGCTGCCCATCCAGTTCTCCCGGTTCACAGTCTCACCCACCCCAGTGTCCCGGTTCTCCATCACCCATGTCTCTGACTCGGACATGGACTCCATAGGAG GCAGCAGCGAAGATGGCGACCGGGAGTGA
- the AATK gene encoding serine/threonine-protein kinase LMTK1 isoform X1 — protein MGRLAAAAAMSAAFLSPSLAFSSHFDPDGTPLSELSWSSSLAVVAVSFSGLFTFIFLMLACLCCKKGDIGFKEFENAEGDDYVTELSAQGSPAPQHGPEVYVLPLTKVSLPMAKQPGRSVQLLKSADLGRQSLLYLKEIGHGWFGKVFLGEVNSGISSTQVVVKELKASASVQDQMQFLEEAQPYRALQHTNLLQCLAQCAEVTPYLLVMEFCPLGDLKGYLRSCRGAEAMTPDPLTLQRMACEVACGVLHLHRNNYIHSDLALRNCLLTADLTVKIGDYGLSHCKYKDDYFVTADQLWVPLRWIAPELIDEVHGNLLIVDQTKSSNVWSLGVTIWELFELGSQPYDHYSDRQVLAYAIKEQQLKLPKPQLKLSLSERWYEVMQFCWLQPEQRPTAEEVHLLLSYLCAKGATEAEEEFEKRWNSMKPNGSASASHHGAELSSFPLLEQFSADGFPSDGDDILTVMETSHGLNFEYKWEHTKTEHFQAPLGSLSPSSAARYHDLYYPATTTGHLSLGVSPSCYECKPPGCPGLPAPGVLPILGAHSPSLGSEYYIRIEGPGEGSAELDYAMGTYSPAGERGSPRPPSCWRAQGARGSAYDSDSSPTVSLSMEPLLGHAPAGEGSWECAEYYPYPCPGQEPRGYELSPSHGAEGYLLEEEPAQSGSQDWPVPGFQPSIFADPLGVSPSVNCAYSPRAYGEPRAAPPDGRLPGQSGAHPDCVTLELGEDSPPGAPRPQGVSSPAQRHPWASNSSSNNNIGSSSPVSREPLAGDSWCYRRMITFRGLMAKPLGTVPRGQPQLGGSPLGHDFRRPRQDQALGTAGGSSSPCHSPSPRRQAWHSHDSSTSGRSEAAALAGSPGTPWGSGTALPAGAESQHDARLDESVDGSSPARSPLPHATAVLGLGEAAPMAGTATPNPEPRPEPGVDGIQPAPEASEVPAPLPAEAAAESGVCAISDTDRTPDKTFSSTSFPSVDEGSDEDTAELTSGIFTDFSGDYVERVEATPTFKSLQKQVGTPDSLESLDIPSTASSCEVFSPTTFAPTSQPKALDSGYDTENNESPEFVLKEPHEPREPEAFGQLGKLPLGLLGGEGEVPAPETRLSTSLGAELHSLTEKNPYRDSAYFSDYDAEADRGPKDEEDSNGSQTPEVEDGPRTPVQDLGRGPVPGEDPLHPPGAPGSPPAAPGIAVAVDVPAMGVSAVDWRGTEGGSAPASPTAQGFGTDQQPAGMGPVPGSSLHPDGDTCPPGSVPPKTFFLTPVPASPGDPAFVGGLCVPKGVPGLGGAAEGGKQTVPPTPGPGEAGLPPEGAGVGDAPGGPSTLLPGGESPPGLTPLPSAREPRLAALEHREEQEEEEEDTEDSDESDEELRCYNIQEQSEESEEEPVAVPIVVAESQSGRNLRSLLKMPSLISEAFCEDLERKKKAVSFYDDVTIYLFDQESPTRELAEQSFPESPQPSGQAPADGSPPSPADRLSASDDSSDGNASEETPVLRVAGGGFEWDDDFPLMPVKPSLMSSLTGTLAESDPAVPALPALVPVQKQVLPIQFSRFTVSPTPVSRFSITHVSDSDMDSIGGSSEDGDRE, from the exons ACGGCACCCCCCTTAGCGAGCTTTCCTGGTCCTCCTCGCTGGCCGTAGTGGCTGTTTCCTTCTCTGGGCTCTTCACCTTCATCTTCCTCATGTTggcctgcctgtgctgcaagaAGGGGGACATCGGCTTCAAG GAGTTTGAGAACGCCGAGGGGGATGACTACGTGACGGAGCTCTCGGCCCAGGGCTCGCCTGCCCCCCAGCATGGCCCCGAGGTCTACGTCCTGCCCCTCACCAAGGTCTCCTTGCCCATGGCCAAGCAGCCAGGACGCTCAG TGCAGCTCCTCAAGTCGGCGGACCTTGGGCGGCAGAGCCTGCTCTACCTGAAGGAGATCGGGCATGGCTGGTTCGGCAAG GTGTTCCTGGGGGAGGTGAACTCGGGCATCAGCAGCACCCAGGTGGTGGTGAAGGAGCTGAAGGCGAGTGCCAGTGTGCAGGACCAGATGCAGTTCCTGGAGGAAGCGCAGCCCTACAG GGCCCTCCAGCACACCAACCTGCTGCAGTGCCTGGCCCAGTGTGCCGAGGTCACCCCGTACCTGCTGGTGATGGAGTTCTGCCCGCTG GGTGACCTGAAGGGGTACCTGCGGAGCTGCCGGGGGGCTGAGGCCATGACCCCGGACCCGCTGACCCTGCAGAGGATGGCGTGTGAGGTGGCCTGCGGTGTCTTGCACCTGCACAGGAACAACTACATCCACAG CGACCTGGCCCTGCGGAACTGCCTGCTCACTGCTGACCTGACTGTCAAGATCGGAGACTACGGGCTCTCGCACTGCAAGTACAAA GATGACTACTTCGTGACGGCCGACCAGCTGTGGGTGCCACTGCGCTGGATCGCACCCGAGCTCATCGACGAAGTGCATGGCAACCTGCTCATCGTGGACCAGACCAAGTCCAGCAACGTCTG GTCGCTGGGTGTCACCATCTGGGAGCTGTTTGAGCTGGGCAGCCAGCCCTACGACCACTACTCTGACCGGCAAGTGCTTGCCTATGCCATCAAGGAGCAGCAGCTCAAGCTGCCCAAGCCCCAGCTGAAGCTGTCACTGTCGGAGCGCTG GTACGAGGTGATGCAgttctgctggctgcagccgGAGCAGCGCCCGACGGCAGAGGAGGTGCACCTCCTGCTCTCCTACCTCTGCGCCAAAGGGGCGACGGAGGCGGAGGAGGAGTTCGAGAAGCGCTGGAACTCCATGAAGCCCAACGGCAGCGCCAGCGCCAGCCACCACGGTGCCGAGCTCTCCTCCTTCCCGCTGCTGGAGCAGTTCTCAGCTGACGGCTTCCCCTCGGATGGGGATGACATCCTCACCGTCATGGAGACCAGCCATGGCCTCAATTTTGAGTACAAGTGGGAGCACACCAAGACCGAGCACTTCCAGGCGCCCCTGGGGTCCCTGAGCCCCAGCAGCGCTGCTCGCTACCATGACCTCTACTACCCAGCCACGACCACGGGGCACCTGAGCCTGGGCGTCTCGCCCTCCTGCTATGAGTGCAAGCCGCCAGGCTGCCCCGGCCTGCCGGCGCCGGGCGTGCTGCCCATCCTGGGCGCCCACAGCCCCTCGCTTGGCAGCGAGTACTACATCCGCATCGAGGGGCCTGGGGAGGGCAGTGCCGAGCTGGACTATGCCATGGGCACCTACAGCCCCGCGGGTGAGCGGGGTTCCCCGCGCCCCCCTTCCTGCTGGAGAGCCCAGGGTGCCCGCGGCAGTGCCTACGACTCTGACAGCAGCCCCACTGTCTCCCTCAGCATGGAGCCGCTGCTGGGCCACGCGCCGGCGGGCGAGGGCTCCTGGGAGTGTGCTGAGTACTACCCCTACCCCTGCCCGGGGCAGGAGCCGCGGGGCTACGAGCTGTCCCCCAGCCATGGGGCCGAGGGGTacctgctggaggaggagcCTGCCCAGTCAGGCAGCCAGGACTGGCCTGTCCCCGGCTTCCAGCCCAGCATCTTTGCCGACCCCCTGGGCGTCTCGCCATCGGTGAACTGTGCCTACAGCCCCCGGGCGTATGGGGAACCACGGGCAGCCCCGCCGGACGGGCGACTGCCGGGACAGAGTGGGGCCCATCCGGACTGTGTGACACTGGAGTTGGGCGAGGATAGCCCCCCTGGAGCCCCCCGCCCACAGGGTGTGAGCTCCCCAGCTCAGCGGCATCCCTGGGCCTCCAACAGCTCCTCCAACAACAAcattggcagcagcagcccggTGTCCCGTGAACCCCTGGCCGGCGACAGCTGGTGCTACCGCCGTATGATCACCTTCCGGGGACTAATGGCCAAGCCGCTGGGCACGGTGCCGCGCGGCCAGCCACAGCTCGGGGGGTCCCCGCTGGGCCACGATTTCCGTCGCCCGcggcaggatcaggccctcgGCACGGCCGGCGGCTCCTCCTCCCCGTGCCACTCGCCCTCCCCACGGCGCCAGGCCTGGCACAGCCATGACTCATCAACCTCCGGCCGCTCAGAGGCAGCAGCGCTGGCTGGCAGCCCCGGCACACCGTGGGGCTCCGGCACGGCCCTGCCAGCCGGAGCCGAGTCTCAGCACGATGCCCGCCTGGATGAGAGTGTGgatgggagcagccctgcccgcagcccgCTGCCCCACGCTacggctgtgctggggctgggggaggctgcCCCCATGGCTGGCACTGCCACCCCGAACCCCGAGCCCCGCCCAGAGCCTGGTGTAGACGGCATCCAGCCTGCACCAGAGGCCTCCGAGGTGCCTGCGCCGCTGCCTGCGGAGGCTGCCGCTGAGAGTGGGGTGTGTGCCATCAGTGACACGGACCGGACTCCAGACAAGACCTTCTCCAGCACCAGCTTCCCCAGCGTCGATGAGGGGAGTGACGAGGATACGGCAGAGCTGACCTCCGGCATCTTCACTGACTTCTCTGGGGACTACGTGGAGCGGGTGGAGGCAACCCCAACGTTCAAGTCCTTGCAGAAGCAGGTGGGGACGCCGGACTCCCTGGAGTCGCTGGACATCCCCTCCACAGCCAGCTCCTGCGAGGTCTTCAGCCCCACCACCTTTGCGCCCACCAGCCAGCCCAAAGCCCTCGACAGCGGCTACGACACTGAGAACAATGAGTCCCCTGAGTTTGTCCTCAAAGAGCCCCATGAGCCCCGAGAGCCAGAGGCCTTTGGCCAACTGGGGAAGCtgcccctggggctgctggggggtgaGGGCGAGGTTCCGGCCCCCGAAACACGGCTCTCCACTTCTCTCGGGGCTGAGCTGCACAGCCTCACCGAGAAGAATCCCTACCGTGACTCTGCCTACTTCTCTGACTATGATGCTGAGGCTGACCGTGGCCCCAAGGACGAGGAGGACAGCAACGGGTCCCAGACCCCAGAGGTGGAGGATGGTCCCCGGACCCCCGTGCAGGACCTGGGGCGAGGCCCCGTGCCGGGAGAGGACCCACTGCACCCCCCCGGGGCACCTGGCAGCCCCCCGGCAGCGCCTGGCATTGCAGTGGCAGTGGATGTACCGGCAATGGGGGTGTCAGCAGTGGACTGGAGAGGGACAGAGGGTGGGAgtgccccagccagccccacagcgCAGGGGTTTGGCACTGATCAGCAACCTGCCGGCATGGGGCCGGTGCCGGGCAGCTCCCTGCACCCTGACGGAGATACCTGTCCCCCGGGATCTGTGCCTCCCAAGACTTTCTTCTTGACTCCGGTGCCAGCAAGTCCTGGGGACCCGGCATTTGTCGGAGGGCTTTGCGTGCCCAAGGGTGTCCCTGGACTTGGGGGTGCCGCAGAGGGGGGCAAACAAACTGTGCCCCCCACACCGGGGCCTGGGGAAGCAGGGCTGCCCCCAGagggggctggggtgggtgaTGCGCCAGGGGGTCCCAGCACGCTGCTACCGGGGGGCGAGTCACCCCCGGGCCTCACCCCACTCCCATCTGCCCGGGAGCCACGGCTGGCCGCCCTGGAGCACCgcgaggagcaggaggaggaggaggaggacacgGAGGACAGCGACGAGTCAGATGAGGAACTGCGCTGCTACAACATCCAGGAGCAGAGCGAGGAAAGCGAGGAGGAGCCAGTGGCCGTGCCCATCGTGGTGGCTGAGAGCCAGAGCGGCAGGAACCTGCGCAGCCTCCTCAAGATGCCCAGCTTGATCTCTGAGGCCTTCTGTGAGGACCTGGAGCGCAAAAAGAAGGCTGTCTCCTTCTATGATGATGTTACCATCTACCTCTTTGACCAG GAAAGCCCCACGCGGGAGCTGGCTGAGCAGAGCTTCCCGGAGTCCCCCCAGCCTTCAGGGCAGGCCCCCGCCGAtggcagcccccccagcccagcggACAGGCTCAGTGCCTCGGATGATTCCTCAGATGGCAATGCCTCAGAAGAGA CCCCTGTGCTCCGTGTTGCAGGCGGTGGCTTTGAGTGGGACGACGACTTTCCGCTCATGCCGGTGAAGCCATCCCTGATGTCCTCGCTGACGGGGACGCTGGCAGAGTCCGACCCGGCCGTGCCCGCGCTGCCTGCACTGGTGCCGGTGCAGAAGCAGGTGCTGCCCATCCAGTTCTCCCGGTTCACAGTCTCACCCACCCCAGTGTCCCGGTTCTCCATCACCCATGTCTCTGACTCGGACATGGACTCCATAGGAG GCAGCAGCGAAGATGGCGACCGGGAGTGA